From Anopheles funestus chromosome 3RL, idAnoFuneDA-416_04, whole genome shotgun sequence, a single genomic window includes:
- the LOC125771668 gene encoding axotactin isoform X4, translating into MTYHAASVLLTIYLTFTVCPYDRFGIGPCVLAIPTNAEPPKEIVYPKCTGPGEPGQCQTFDYRYRFEQTINNCTQFIWGGCGGNLQNNFETYEQCMQQCANETQTPQPPVPLTTTVDPYSSSVRTQTQEAWSLHSSSSTLAPVPDELRGSELTFKETGYEKTFMFAKNNTFIQMDGETIQTFQLRLCREISFQFRTRLPHGLLVYHNVKTPAGVKLDPYALYVIVEKGQLKVVHVFGNHSTSVTVGEGLNRDEWHSVMVRIDVHGARLIARVDNNKEEVYLKGLNHETNYGVSINLMSVVLVGGLSSEEKLHGVKYIIESFVGCIRNVVLSSGKAASDLLPITPLIATKHENVKEGCRNKCHSRQNLCFTGSRCINHYYDISCDCFGTRYEGEHCDIYTATVLTLRGSSYVSYRIYDWKDRVHSPLTRISMMFKTNYDDSALFYASGESLKPQYIAASIKNHSAYIELDFGDGVMSATLGQDLTRHYWHNLTILHEHDKVYAILDDHVRILDLLGPIHNLLFDPEIYFGGGPNLSKRKGLASSNNFVGSLKYVFYNDVSVLFELKKGNPKVHYIGVLEEEFLEANVEVIPITFSYAKSHIWWPMNNPDTLSLKFDFKSSKATAVLAYSEVKTSEGNGFWELRLATDRLSFDLCPDVNSNVTHTTYIRIENPTSWHSIQLTYERNDIKFVVDYRHSVTQMYGLSFNIGDKLIIGSSLKAATSGLVGCLRDLKINGVEIEPRYLVKSERVVGDVSLDNCKYVDPCKKPNTCEHGGKCAVKDDGIICDCKDTGYIGKNCHFTKFRKTCEELALLGYSKSDVYSIDIDGNGVFPPARVKCDFQSLANATKTVVEHNLPSQVDVRSASDEDFSFNIQYREFSAEMLQELISHSLYCTQYIKYDCIKAPLELHSSTWFKSSSNNNTVDSLGEVKRGTCPCTISKNCEDDNHSCNCDANLNRWLSDEGYYKEPPNLGITQMYFLQQKNLDEESQGRITLGPLECVETNTQKYVVTFTTSQSYIEVPGWRKGDIAFSFRTTGEKAILLFQPPIRSNYPSFMVALTGDYQLTFNFTLNTGTPKTLVIDTNRKLNGGEWHKIWIDYNEHHVRFMINTDTRMVDLQPEEEFGPFEGSMFIGGAPTEISKKYTVKQGLIGCFRGLVVNGEILDIYSFMSVHLSEIIKDCKPSCVPNPCKNGAHCRELWSTFECVCQNRWAHLGQHCETNINEDALTFISRESYLKRNYLSDPEDMRDEREKLRAILNSSLLVNLRTYDRHAFVLYANDHYNNFIHLYLTNRSEVVYLYNYGSDIVNLTIEHSELHNARSIQVAVIRTESNTTLYVNEKNVTVERGFLLLDEYSNKPWTNPEQEVLSPHRPPAPPTEYFQFNIGGYDLANLLRPNQDTAELEGYIGCIRGLKIGENLISLREMATQNNAHVTEGVLNGCQMKCDAEPCKNGGICTENFVRQESTCNCEHTSFLGEFCSEEKGASFSGEATLLRRLALAESVSAVRLQLAFSSHDMRRANRVMLLLQSRNDRSYYLMVAITAENHLYIEEDREGATYAARIEGNFMDDARHSVYYTRHGDDASLLVDRVLIPIKTVPNKPLVPVSDPGANHVQIGGVNTTDPRFAVYKSYDGCLSNIFIQVNNETMKPLEEYMLFTKSEAEIITVINSQGVRSAQCKQFDVIQKLTPFNEPALNMTSIIDKNWVVDAPTRVPYKAVYFDPSTKEEKTQVVFITLTAIFVIIVVCCLIEVYRSDREYRKRIERQTDEDIIWSKEQAAKMQNESTTNVKGFAYKSIPGDEKKDNNGTKPLVGILKNGNVTAPSEKATPVETTPINTETGGIRDSQLLDHELQWESLAAEENESLLKEDPSKEPRTMNGDSNGDGPRNRIANGNHHVTDLDHDPSAPDENEDSELTDNPNAPTQYPELRRN; encoded by the exons ATGACCTATCATGCCGCATCAGTATTGCTTACAATTTACCTCACCTTCACCGTCTGCCCGTACGACCGGTTCGGGATCGGACCGTGCGTCCTTGCCATACCGACCAATGCGGAACCCCCGAAGGAAATAGTCTACC CTAAATGTACCGGACCGGGTGAACCGGGTCAGTGCCAAACGTTTGACTATCGGTATCGCTTCGAGCAGACGATCAACAACTGTACGCAGTTCATCTGGGGTGGATGCGGTGGCAATCTGCAGAACAATTTCGAAACGTACGAACAGTGCATGCAGCAGTGTGCTAATGAAACAC AGACGCCCCAACCACCGGTTCCACTGACGACCACCGTCGATCCCTACTCGTCGAGCGTTCGGACACAAACACAGGAAGCATGGTCACTGCACTCGTCCAGCAGTACGCTCGCTCCGGTACCGGATGAGTTGCGCGGTTCGGAGCTAACGTTCAAGGAGACGGGTTACGAGAAAACGTTCATGTTTGCCAAAAACAACACCTTCATACAGATGGATGGAGAAACTATACAGACGTTTCAGCTCAG ACTCTGTCGTGAGATATCGTTCCAGTTTCGGACGCGATTACCACATGGGCTGCTCGTGTATCACAACGTCAAGACGCCCGCCGGTGTAAAGCTCGATCCGTACGCGCTGTACGTTATTGTAGAGAAAGGCCAGCTCAAAGTGGTGCACGTGTTCGGAAACCATTCGACCAGCGTCACCGTCGGCGAGGGTCTTAACCGGGACGAGTGGCACAGTGTTATG GTACGTATCGATGTGCACGGTGCCCGGCTGATAGCTCGTGTCGACAACAACAAGGAGGAGGTGTACCTAAAGGGATTAAATCACGAAACCAATTACGGCGTATCCATCAATCTGATGTCGGTTGTGCTGGTTGGTG GACTCAGCTCGGAAGAAAAACTGCACGGTGTGAAATATATAATTGAGTCATTTGTCGGCTGCATACGAAACGTAGTGCTGAGCTCGGGCAAGGCAGCCTCGGACCTACTCCCGATAACGCCACTCATCGCGACCAAGCACGAAAACGTGAAGGAAGGCTGCCGGAACAAATGCCACTCGCGGCAGAATCTCTGCTTTACCGGTTCGCGATGCATTAATCACTATTATGACATATCGTGCGATTGTTTCGGCACTAGATACGAGGGTGAACACTGTGACATCTACA CTGCAACAGTATTAACGCTCCGAGGATCAAGCTATGTGTCGTACCGGATCTACGATTGGAAGGATCGGGTCCACTCGCCACTGACCCGTATCAGCATGATGTTCAAGACAAACTACGACGATTCGGCACTGTTTTACGCGAGTGGAGAATCACTCAAACCACAGTACATTGCCGCCTCCATCAAGAACCATTCGGCGTACATTGAGCTTGACTTTGGCGATGGTGTGATGAGTGCAACCTTAGGACAAGACCTCACACGGCACTACTGGCATAACCTCACTATTCTTCACGAGCATGATAAGGTTTACGCCATTTTAGACGATCACGTACGCATACTGGACCTTTTGGGACCGATCCACAATTTGCTGTTCGATCCGGAAATCTACTTCGGCGGTGGTCCAAACCTCAGCAAACGGAAGGGTTTGGCATCGAGCAATAACTTTGTCGGTTCGCTCAAGTACGTCTTCTACAACGATGTGTCGGTACTGTTCGAGCTGAAGAAAGGTAACCCAAAGGTACACTACATCGGTGTACTGGAGGAAGAGTTCTTGGAAGCGAATGTGGAGGTGATACCGATTACGTTCTCGTACGCAAAGTCACACATCTGGTGGCCGATGAACAATCCCGATACACTTTCGCTTAAGTTTGACTTCAAGAGCAGCAAGGCGACGGCAGTTCTGGCGTACAGTGAGGTGAAAACCAGCGAAGGCAATGGATTCTGGGAG CTTCGTTTGGCAACCGATCGGCTAAGTTTTGACCTATGCCCGGACGTGAATAGCAACGTCACACACACCACGTACATTCGCATTGAAAATCCAACCTCCTGGCATTCGATCCAGCTCACGTACGAACGCAACGACATCAAATTCGTCGTCGATTATCGACACTCGGTAACGCAAATGTATGGACTTTCGTTCAACATCGGTGATAAGCTCATTATCGGCAGCAGTCTTAAGGCGGCCACATCCGGTCTGGTTGGATGCCTTCGGGATCTTAAAATAAATGGTGTAGAAATCGAACCGCGATATCTCGTGAAAAGTGAACGTGTGGTAGGCGATGTTTCACTGGACAACTGCAAGTACGTCGATCCGTGTAAGAAACCAAACACCTGCGAGCATGGTGGCAAGTGTGCGGTAAAAGATGACGGTATCATCTGTGACTGTAAGGACACAGGGTACATCGGCAAGAACTGTCACTTTACAAAGTTCCGCAAAACGTGCGAAGAGTTAGCACTGCTCGGTTACTCCAAATCGGACGTCTACTCGATCGATATCGATGGTAATGGAGTGTTTCCACCGGCGAGAGTAAAGTGTGACTTCCAGAGCTTGGCGAACGCAACCAAAACGGTCGTGGAACATAATTTACCATCCCAGGTTGACGTACGTTCGGCATCGGATGAAGATTTCAGCTTCAACATTCAGTACCGTGAGTTTAGTGCGGAAATGCTGCAGGAACTGATATCGCACTCACTGTACTGCACGCAGTACATCAAGTACGATTGCATTAAGGCACCGCTAGAGTTGCACTCTTCGACATGGTTTAAATCATCCAGCAATAACAACACGGTCGATTCCCTTGGGGAAGTTAAAAG AGGTACGTGTCCTTGTACGATCAGTAAAAACTGTGAAGATGACAACCATTCCTGTAACTGTGACGCGAATCTTAACCGATGGCTCTCGGACGAAGGATACTACAAGGAGCCCCCAAATCTTGGCATTACGCAGATGTACTTCCTGCAGCAGAAGAATCTAGACGAGGAGTCCCAGGGACGGATCACACTCGGTCCACTCGAATGTGTTGAAACAA ATACCCAAAAGTACGTCGTCACGTTCACAACATCCCAGTCATACATTGAGGTACCGGGATGGCGTAAAGGTGACATTGCGTTCTCCTTCCGCACCACCGGTGAAAAGGCTATTCTACTCTTCCAACCTCCGATACGTTCGAACTATCCCTCGTTCATGGTGGCACTAACCGGGGACTATCAGCTCACATTTAACTTTACCCTCAACACTGGCACACCGAAAACGCTTGTGATTGATACGAATCGGAAGCTGAATGGTGGCGAATGGCACAAGATCTGGATCGATTACAATGAGCATCATGTACGGTTTATGATCAACACTGATACGCGCATGGTGGATCTGCAACCGGAGGAAGAGTTTGGTCCTTTCGAGGGCAGTATGTTTATTGGAGGAGCTCCCAC AGAAATCTCCAAAAAGTACACCGTTAAGCAGGGACTGATCGGCTGTTTCCGGGGCCTTGTCGTGAACGGGGAAATTCTTGATATCTACAGCTTTATGTCGGTGCACTTGTCAGAAATCATTAAAGACTGCAAACCGTCCTGTGTTCCGAATCCCTGCAAGAATGGTGCTCACTGTCGGGAACTTTGGAGTACGTTTGAATGTGTGTGCCAGAACCGTTGGGCACACCTGGGACAGCATTGTGAGACGA ACATCAACGAAGATGCACTTACCTTCATCAGCCGAGAATCGTACCTGAAGCGTAACTATCTCTCTGATCCAGAGGATATGCGTGACGAACGGGAAAAACTACGAGCCATATTGAACTCCTCATTGTTGGTAAACCTTCGCACCTACGACCGACATGCGTTTGTGCTGTACGCAAACGATCACTATAATAACTTCATACACCTGTATCTGACCAACCGAAGTGAGGTGGTTTATCTGTACAATTACGGTAGTGACATCGTTAACCTAACTATCGAACACAGTGAACTGCACAATGCACGAAGCATCCAGGTGGCGGTCATACGTACCGAGTCCAACACAACGCTGTACGTTAACGAAAAGAATGTCACGGTAGAGCGTGGGTTCCTGCTACTCGATGAGTATTCCAACAAACCTTGGACAAATCCGGAACAGG AGGTGCTATCTCCACATCGACCACCGGCTCCTCCGACCGAGTACTTCCAGTTTAACATCGGTGGATACGATCTGGCGAACTTATTGCGCCCCAATCAAGATACGGCAGAGTTGGAGGGATATATTGGTTGCATCAGAGGGCTCAAAATTGGGGAAAATCTGATCTCGTTACGTGAAATGGCCACCCAGAATAATGCACATG TTACCGAAGGTGTGCTGAACGGTTGCCAGATGAAGTGTGACGCTGAGCCGTGCAAAAACGGTGGCATCTGTACGGAGAACTTCGTGCGGCAGGAAAGCACCTGCAACTGTGAGCACACGAGCTTTCTCGGGGAATTCTGTTCCGAGGAAAAGGGCGCTAGCTTTAGTGGTGAGGCCACGTTGCTGCGTCGGTTAGCGCTGGCTGAGAGTGTTAGTGCCGTGCGGTTACAGCTTGCCTTCTCCAGCCACGATATGCGCCGAGCGAACCGGGtaatgctgttgctgcagtcACGCAACGACCGCAGCTACTATCTGATGGTGGCCATTACCGCTGAAAACCATCTGTACATCGAGGAGGACCGGGAGGGTGCGACGTATGCGGCACGCATCGAGGGTAACTTTATGGATGATGCGCGCCATTCGGTGTACTACACGCGGCACGGTGACGATGCATCGTTGCTGGTCGACCGGGTGCTGATACCGATCAAGACCGTACCGAATAAGCCGCTCGTGCCGGTATCGGATCCCGGTGCCAATCACGTCCAGATCGGTGGCGTTAATACGACCGATCCACGGTTCGCGGTGTACAAAAGCTACGATGGCTGTCTGTCGA ATATCTTCATCCAGGTCAATAATGAAACGATGAAACCGTTGGAGGAGTACATGCTGTTCACCAAGAGCGAGGCGGAAATCATTACCGTCATCAACTCGCAGGGCGTTCGGTCTGCACAGTGCAAGCAGTTCGATGTCATCCAGAAGCTGACGCCTTTCAACGAACCGGCACTCAATATGACTTCG ATTATTGATAAGAACTGGGTCGTCGATGCACCAACACGCGTACCGTACAAAGCGGTCTACTTTGACCCATCGACCAAGGAGGAAAAAACGCAAGTTGTGTTCATAACGCTGACGGCCATCTTTGTTATCATCGTCGTGTGCTGCCTGATTGAGGTGTACCGGTCCGACCGGGAGTACCGCAAGCGGATCGAACGTCAGACGGATGAGGATATTATCTGGTCAAAGGAACAGGCAGCTAAAATGCAAAACGAGTCGACGACGAATGTGAAAGGATTCGCGTACAAATCG ATCCCCGGTGACGAGAAAAAGGATAACAACGGTACGAAACCTTTGGTGGGCATACTGAAGAATGGCAATGTGACGGCACCGTCGGAAAAGGCAACGCCGGTGGAAACGACACCGATCAACACGGAAACTGGTGGCATTCGTG ACAGTCAACTGCTTGATCACGAGCTACAGTGGGAATCATTAGCGGCGGAAGAGAACGAATCACTGCTAAAAGAGGATCCCTCCAAAGAGCCCCGAACGATGAATGGTGATAGCAATGGAGATGGTCCGAGGAATCGTATCGCCAACGGTAATCATCACGTAACCGATCTCGATCACGATCCATCCGCACCGGATGAAAACGAGGACAGCGAGCTAACCGATAACCCG AATGCTCCTACCCAGTACCCAGAACTACGAAGGAACTAA